One segment of Mycolicibacterium neworleansense DNA contains the following:
- a CDS encoding acyl-CoA dehydrogenase family protein: protein MDFSTVELSAEDEAFRAEVREFLSSVVTEEVIRRDRETGDNFDEGVHLALGAAGYLEKEWKTEADGGFSRVRRRIWELEKRRAEVPWVTWGTTAMVARSVAKFAAPEIRDDVLRGVFDGTVRLCLGYTEPEGGSDVATCKTRAVREADGASWIINGSKMFTTGAHNCQYVFLITNTDPDAPKHKSLTMFLVPLDSEGIEIQGIRTVDGDRTNIVYYSDVRVDDKYRLGDVNGGWTVVREPLDAEHGAVAAADDGLADVAIMMHQAGFMAEAADNVAALVGRSGAVEDGSVAYRLGRSVARLEASLSSPSIFGRVALAQTMRDIAPDLMDIAGSVAALPIGADGGADDRSEYVYRFAPLVGIYGGTLEVFRNMIAQHVLGLGKPNYSAPRKAS from the coding sequence ATGGATTTCTCAACAGTTGAACTGTCCGCCGAGGACGAGGCGTTCCGCGCCGAAGTACGCGAGTTCCTGTCGAGCGTCGTGACCGAGGAGGTCATCCGGCGCGATCGTGAGACCGGCGACAACTTCGACGAGGGTGTGCACCTGGCCCTGGGGGCGGCCGGTTACCTGGAGAAGGAATGGAAGACCGAGGCCGACGGCGGTTTCTCCCGGGTGCGCCGGCGAATCTGGGAGCTGGAGAAGCGCCGGGCCGAAGTGCCGTGGGTGACGTGGGGGACCACCGCGATGGTGGCCCGCTCGGTGGCGAAGTTCGCCGCACCGGAGATCCGCGATGATGTGCTGCGGGGAGTGTTCGACGGCACCGTGCGGTTGTGCCTGGGCTACACCGAACCCGAAGGTGGGTCCGATGTCGCGACGTGCAAGACGCGCGCCGTGCGGGAGGCGGATGGGGCGAGCTGGATCATCAATGGGTCGAAGATGTTCACCACCGGCGCGCACAACTGCCAGTACGTCTTCCTGATCACCAATACGGATCCGGACGCGCCGAAACACAAGAGCCTCACCATGTTTCTGGTGCCTCTGGATTCCGAAGGCATCGAGATCCAGGGCATCCGCACCGTCGACGGGGACCGCACCAACATCGTGTACTACTCCGACGTGCGGGTCGACGACAAGTACCGGCTCGGTGACGTCAACGGCGGCTGGACCGTGGTCCGTGAGCCGCTCGACGCCGAGCACGGGGCGGTCGCGGCCGCCGACGACGGCCTGGCCGATGTCGCGATCATGATGCACCAGGCCGGATTCATGGCCGAGGCGGCCGACAACGTCGCCGCGTTGGTGGGCCGGTCCGGCGCCGTCGAGGATGGATCGGTTGCATATCGCTTGGGGCGCAGTGTGGCTCGACTGGAGGCCTCGCTGTCCTCACCGAGCATCTTCGGCCGGGTCGCGCTGGCGCAGACCATGCGCGACATCGCGCCGGATCTGATGGATATCGCCGGATCAGTTGCGGCACTGCCGATCGGGGCCGACGGGGGAGCCGATGACCGCAGTGAGTACGTCTACCGGTTCGCGCCGCTGGTCGGCATCTACGGCGGGACGCTCGAGGTGTTCCGCAACATGATCGCCCAGCACGTGCTGGGCCTGGGCAAGCCGAACTACTCCGCGCCCCGTAAGGCTTCCTAG